In a genomic window of Larus michahellis chromosome 3, bLarMic1.1, whole genome shotgun sequence:
- the LOC141741507 gene encoding low density lipoprotein receptor adapter protein 1-like isoform X2, with amino-acid sequence MEALRAAGRAVLRSPRLARHGLALRRRRKLPESWADMQEPLLEGMCFTLKYLGMTLVEKPKGEDMAAAAIHRIVATARVGARKFQKVILTVSPRGISLQDADTKEMVENISIYRISYCTTDKLQNKVFAYVAQSQESGALECHAFLSPKKKIAQAVTLTVAQAFQMALDLWEAAHAGSRQEQPLHPSCVLESSEPGRPSETAPPGSPPFRHQFGEEEEEEEDDNVGDTLPGSMEELGRGAHSPAESAPLVPRASSPTTRLLCYRLGQPPDSWKGLAGVGDFPTPGPRTAGPKPPLG; translated from the exons ATGGAGGCGCTTcgggcggcggggcgcgccgTGCTGCGGAGCCCGCGCCTCGCCCGTCACGGCCTGGCGCTCCGCCGGCGGCGCA AGCTTCCCGAGAGCTGGGCTGATATGCAGGAGCCGCTGCTTGAGGGGATGTGCTTCACGCTCAAGTATCTCGGCATGACACTGGTAGAAAAACCCAAAGGAGAAGAcatggctgctgctgccatccaccGGATCGTGGCCACG GCACGGGTGGGAGCTCGCAAGTTCCAGAAGGTGATTCTGACAGTGTCTCCGAGGGGCATCTCGCTGCAGGATGCAGACACAAAGGAGATGGTCGAGAACATCTCTATCTACAG gaTCTCCTACTGCACAACAGACAAGCTGCAGAACAAAGTCTTTGCTTACGTTGCGCAGAGCCAGGAGAGCGGGGCACTGGAGTGCCATGCCTTCCTCTCACCCAAGAAGAAGATT GCCCAGGCTGTGACTCTGACTGTGGCCCAGGCCTTCCAGATGGCACTGGATCTCTGGGAAGCAGCACATGCAG GCTCTAGGCAGGAACAGCCCCTTCACCCTTCATGTGTCTTGGAGAGCAGTGAGCCCGGCAGACCAAGTGAGACAGCCCCCCCGGGGAGCCCTCCCTTCAGACACCAGTTTGGG gaggaggaagaggaggaggaagatgataaTGTCGGTGACACCTTACCTGG CAGCatggaggagctgggaaggggagcCCACAGCCCAGCAG AGTCAGCACCTCTTGTGCCCAGAGCGAGCTCTCCTACTACGCGGCTACTGTGCTACCGCCTGGGGCAACCCCCAGACAGCtggaaggggctggcaggggttgGAGACTTCCCCACGCCCGGCCCCAGGACTGCTGGCCCCAAGCCTCCCCTGGGCTAA
- the LOC141741507 gene encoding low density lipoprotein receptor adapter protein 1-like isoform X3 yields the protein MEALRAAGRAVLRSPRLARHGLALRRRRKLPESWADMQEPLLEGMCFTLKYLGMTLVEKPKGEDMAAAAIHRIVATARVGARKFQKVILTVSPRGISLQDADTKEMVENISIYRISYCTTDKLQNKVFAYVAQSQESGALECHAFLSPKKKIAQAVTLTVAQAFQMALDLWEAAHAGSRQEQPLHPSCVLESSEPGRPSETAPPGSPPFRHQFGEEEEEEEDDNVGDTLPGMEELGRGAHSPAESAPLVPRASSPTTRLLCYRLGQPPDSWKGLAGVGDFPTPGPRTAGPKPPLG from the exons ATGGAGGCGCTTcgggcggcggggcgcgccgTGCTGCGGAGCCCGCGCCTCGCCCGTCACGGCCTGGCGCTCCGCCGGCGGCGCA AGCTTCCCGAGAGCTGGGCTGATATGCAGGAGCCGCTGCTTGAGGGGATGTGCTTCACGCTCAAGTATCTCGGCATGACACTGGTAGAAAAACCCAAAGGAGAAGAcatggctgctgctgccatccaccGGATCGTGGCCACG GCACGGGTGGGAGCTCGCAAGTTCCAGAAGGTGATTCTGACAGTGTCTCCGAGGGGCATCTCGCTGCAGGATGCAGACACAAAGGAGATGGTCGAGAACATCTCTATCTACAG gaTCTCCTACTGCACAACAGACAAGCTGCAGAACAAAGTCTTTGCTTACGTTGCGCAGAGCCAGGAGAGCGGGGCACTGGAGTGCCATGCCTTCCTCTCACCCAAGAAGAAGATT GCCCAGGCTGTGACTCTGACTGTGGCCCAGGCCTTCCAGATGGCACTGGATCTCTGGGAAGCAGCACATGCAG GCTCTAGGCAGGAACAGCCCCTTCACCCTTCATGTGTCTTGGAGAGCAGTGAGCCCGGCAGACCAAGTGAGACAGCCCCCCCGGGGAGCCCTCCCTTCAGACACCAGTTTGGG gaggaggaagaggaggaggaagatgataaTGTCGGTGACACCTTACCTGG CatggaggagctgggaaggggagcCCACAGCCCAGCAG AGTCAGCACCTCTTGTGCCCAGAGCGAGCTCTCCTACTACGCGGCTACTGTGCTACCGCCTGGGGCAACCCCCAGACAGCtggaaggggctggcaggggttgGAGACTTCCCCACGCCCGGCCCCAGGACTGCTGGCCCCAAGCCTCCCCTGGGCTAA
- the LOC141741507 gene encoding low density lipoprotein receptor adapter protein 1-like isoform X1: MEALRAAGRAVLRSPRLARHGLALRRRRKLPESWADMQEPLLEGMCFTLKYLGMTLVEKPKGEDMAAAAIHRIVATARVGARKFQKVILTVSPRGISLQDADTKEMVENISIYRISYCTTDKLQNKVFAYVAQSQESGALECHAFLSPKKKIAQAVTLTVAQAFQMALDLWEAAHAGSRQEQPLHPSCVLESSEPGRPSETAPPGSPPFRHQFGEEEEEEEDDNVGDTLPGPCLGYDGCSVLFQSSMEELGRGAHSPAESAPLVPRASSPTTRLLCYRLGQPPDSWKGLAGVGDFPTPGPRTAGPKPPLG, from the exons ATGGAGGCGCTTcgggcggcggggcgcgccgTGCTGCGGAGCCCGCGCCTCGCCCGTCACGGCCTGGCGCTCCGCCGGCGGCGCA AGCTTCCCGAGAGCTGGGCTGATATGCAGGAGCCGCTGCTTGAGGGGATGTGCTTCACGCTCAAGTATCTCGGCATGACACTGGTAGAAAAACCCAAAGGAGAAGAcatggctgctgctgccatccaccGGATCGTGGCCACG GCACGGGTGGGAGCTCGCAAGTTCCAGAAGGTGATTCTGACAGTGTCTCCGAGGGGCATCTCGCTGCAGGATGCAGACACAAAGGAGATGGTCGAGAACATCTCTATCTACAG gaTCTCCTACTGCACAACAGACAAGCTGCAGAACAAAGTCTTTGCTTACGTTGCGCAGAGCCAGGAGAGCGGGGCACTGGAGTGCCATGCCTTCCTCTCACCCAAGAAGAAGATT GCCCAGGCTGTGACTCTGACTGTGGCCCAGGCCTTCCAGATGGCACTGGATCTCTGGGAAGCAGCACATGCAG GCTCTAGGCAGGAACAGCCCCTTCACCCTTCATGTGTCTTGGAGAGCAGTGAGCCCGGCAGACCAAGTGAGACAGCCCCCCCGGGGAGCCCTCCCTTCAGACACCAGTTTGGG gaggaggaagaggaggaggaagatgataaTGTCGGTGACACCTTACCTGG GCCTTGCTTGGGGTATGATGGGTGCTCTGTTCTCTTCCAAAGCAGCatggaggagctgggaaggggagcCCACAGCCCAGCAG AGTCAGCACCTCTTGTGCCCAGAGCGAGCTCTCCTACTACGCGGCTACTGTGCTACCGCCTGGGGCAACCCCCAGACAGCtggaaggggctggcaggggttgGAGACTTCCCCACGCCCGGCCCCAGGACTGCTGGCCCCAAGCCTCCCCTGGGCTAA